A portion of the Mesobacillus sp. AQ2 genome contains these proteins:
- the ytxC gene encoding sporulation protein YtxC, with protein sequence MIEIIFQKKQDAWNLYHHLVARLASLQEKNSILLNEDQNRVLIPEDFFMKEKIPELKKCVYDFILKLKRDDWLRNILAESFYYTESEEQDQILDIIYSVMEGNRKDLAPFMEGAEEPGIVKKAINEILDERVSFSFDSFVVFRLKSYFEQLSNWAEVAIDEYKMEQEYQVFLHTLRSFLKGRKPQMPYLYLVIEENMTFFNQEFTEMKRSELFKTIDRRLLVNHPVYVDSGTIAPLLSIAPQTIFLYTDDSHQPLVRTIINLFEERVKIKPISVFEEERLDFFNEDHENIR encoded by the coding sequence TTGATTGAAATCATCTTCCAAAAAAAGCAGGATGCCTGGAATTTATACCATCACTTAGTCGCCAGGCTTGCTTCGTTGCAGGAAAAGAATTCAATTCTTCTTAATGAAGATCAAAATAGAGTCCTGATTCCAGAAGATTTTTTTATGAAAGAAAAAATACCGGAACTGAAGAAATGTGTATATGATTTTATTCTTAAGCTGAAACGGGATGACTGGTTAAGAAACATCCTTGCAGAATCTTTTTATTACACGGAAAGTGAAGAGCAGGATCAAATCCTTGATATCATTTACTCTGTCATGGAAGGGAACCGAAAGGATCTGGCACCTTTTATGGAGGGTGCCGAAGAACCAGGGATCGTTAAAAAAGCAATCAATGAAATACTTGATGAGAGAGTCTCATTTTCATTCGATTCCTTTGTCGTATTCAGGCTAAAATCATATTTTGAGCAGCTTTCGAATTGGGCAGAGGTCGCAATCGATGAGTATAAAATGGAACAGGAGTATCAGGTGTTCCTTCATACATTGAGAAGTTTTCTGAAAGGCAGAAAACCGCAAATGCCATATTTGTACTTGGTCATCGAAGAAAACATGACATTTTTTAATCAAGAGTTCACGGAAATGAAGCGGAGCGAGCTGTTTAAAACGATTGACCGGAGGCTGCTTGTCAATCACCCGGTCTACGTCGATTCCGGAACGATTGCGCCGCTCCTGTCGATCGCGCCACAGACGATTTTCCTGTATACCGATGATTCGCACCAGCCATTAGTGCGGACCATTATCAACCTTTTTGAAGAGCGGGTCAAGATTAAGCCAATTTCCGTTTTCGAAGAGGAAAGATTGGATTTTTTCAATGAGGATCATGAAAATATACGATAG
- the dnaI gene encoding primosomal protein DnaI, producing MQNINETLKKLANNQNFQERYETLKRQVMQDQHIKQFLDENADYITREMLDGSMSKLYEFSTQSKDCDKCESLAACKNMIKGYEPQLFIKGNYIDVKYDRCKKKVMYDEQQKNARLINSIYVPKEILKASFGDIELDDAGRFKAIKMAKDFVENYESGQKQKGLFLHGPFGTGKSYLLGAIANELAQKQVSSLIVYVPEFFREMKNAIGDHSVNDKLEAIKKSDVLMLDDIGAETMSSWARDEILGTILQFRMLENLPTFFTSNFDLSGLEHHLTHSQRGEEEQLKAARIMERIKYLAQPVKVEGKNRRV from the coding sequence TTGCAAAACATAAATGAAACGCTGAAGAAGCTTGCTAATAACCAAAACTTCCAGGAACGTTATGAAACACTTAAAAGACAGGTCATGCAGGATCAGCATATAAAGCAATTCCTCGATGAAAATGCGGACTATATCACCAGGGAAATGCTTGACGGCAGCATGTCCAAACTGTATGAATTTTCTACCCAGAGCAAGGACTGTGATAAATGCGAAAGTCTCGCAGCCTGCAAGAATATGATCAAAGGCTATGAACCACAGCTTTTCATCAAAGGGAATTACATTGATGTCAAATATGACCGCTGTAAAAAGAAGGTCATGTACGATGAGCAGCAAAAGAACGCCCGGCTGATTAACAGCATATATGTGCCGAAGGAAATCCTGAAAGCGTCATTCGGGGATATTGAGCTTGATGACGCGGGGAGATTCAAGGCCATAAAAATGGCGAAGGATTTTGTTGAGAATTATGAATCCGGCCAGAAGCAAAAAGGTTTGTTCCTGCATGGGCCGTTCGGAACGGGTAAGTCATACCTGCTTGGCGCCATTGCGAATGAATTGGCACAGAAACAGGTCAGTTCCTTGATTGTATATGTTCCGGAGTTTTTCAGGGAAATGAAGAATGCGATCGGGGATCATTCGGTCAACGACAAGCTGGAAGCAATCAAAAAATCTGATGTCCTGATGCTTGATGATATCGGAGCGGAAACGATGAGCAGCTGGGCGAGGGATGAAATCCTTGGAACAATCCTGCAATTCCGCATGCTTGAGAACCTTCCAACCTTCTTTACTTCCAACTTCGACCTTAGCGGGCTTGAACACCATCTGACCCACAGCCAGCGGGGAGAAGAGGAACAGCTGAAGGCAGCGAGGATCATGGAACGGATCAAGTACCTGGCACAGCCGGTTAAAGTAGAAGGAAAGAATCGAAGAGTATAG
- the polA gene encoding DNA polymerase I, with protein sequence MSKKLVLIDGNSIAYRAFFALPLLNNEKGIHTNAVYGFTMMLMKILEDEKPTHILVAFDAGKTTFRHKTFSEYKGGRQKTPPELSEQFPFIRELLTAYGIAQYELENYEADDIIGTLSLFAEKEGFETKVISGDKDLTQLSSDKTTVSITRKGITDIEEYTPEHILEKYGLTAQQIIDMKGLMGDASDNIPGVPGVGEKTAIKLLKEHGTLEKLIESIDQVNGKKLKEKLEEFKDQAIMSKELATITREAPVGIELSELEYEGAENEKLVKMFKELGFNSLLDKLGAEAVTENVELEDIEFKQLEAVDPNIFAKDNGFYVEVLEDNYHYADIIGFAVVNENGHYYLPVQTALESEEFKKWAEDESSKKTVYDAKRSEVSLRHHGIHLKGAEFDVSLASYIINPSESPDDLAAIARQHGFISVQSDEAVYGKGARRKIPDEAILGEHLVRKADVLVSLKEKLEQELLDNDQHDLFSSLEMPLSLVLADMEYLGVKLDMVRLENMGEEIKGRLAEIEMKIFEMAGEQFNINSPKQLGVILFEKLGLPAAKKTKTGYSTSADVLEKLAPKHKIIEEILNYRQLGKLQSTYIEGLQKVVNKETEKVHTRFNQALTATGRLSSTDPNLQNIPIRLEEGRKIRQAFVPSEKDWVIFAADYSQIELRVLAHIAGDEKLIDAFRHDMDIHTKTAMEVFHVGKDEVTSNMRRHAKAVNFGIVYGISDYGLSQSLNITRKEAGEFIERYLESYPGVKDYMDEIVIDAKAKGYVQTLLHRRRYIPEITARNFNLRSFAERTAMNTPIQGSAADIIKKAMIDMAERLREEGLKTRLLLQVHDELIFEAPQDEIEQLKKIVPDVMENAIELKVPLKVDFSYGPTWYDAK encoded by the coding sequence ATGTCCAAGAAGCTTGTATTGATTGACGGCAATAGTATCGCCTACCGCGCATTTTTCGCTTTGCCGCTGTTGAATAATGAAAAAGGGATACATACAAATGCAGTTTACGGTTTTACCATGATGCTGATGAAGATTCTCGAGGATGAAAAGCCTACTCATATTCTCGTTGCGTTCGATGCAGGAAAAACGACGTTCAGGCATAAAACATTCAGTGAATATAAAGGTGGCAGGCAAAAGACGCCGCCGGAGCTTTCCGAGCAATTCCCATTCATCCGTGAATTACTGACAGCATACGGGATCGCCCAATATGAGCTGGAAAATTATGAAGCCGATGATATCATCGGTACATTAAGTTTGTTTGCTGAAAAAGAAGGGTTTGAAACGAAGGTCATATCTGGTGATAAGGACTTGACTCAGTTGAGTTCTGACAAAACGACAGTCAGCATCACCCGGAAGGGCATCACGGATATCGAGGAGTACACCCCGGAGCATATCCTGGAGAAATACGGGCTGACAGCACAACAAATCATTGATATGAAAGGACTTATGGGGGATGCATCAGATAATATACCCGGAGTTCCTGGTGTAGGGGAAAAGACGGCTATCAAGCTGCTGAAAGAGCATGGCACGCTTGAAAAGCTGATTGAATCGATTGATCAGGTCAACGGGAAAAAACTCAAGGAAAAGCTTGAGGAATTCAAAGACCAGGCGATCATGAGCAAAGAACTTGCGACCATCACCCGTGAAGCTCCGGTGGGAATCGAGTTAAGCGAACTTGAATATGAAGGCGCAGAGAACGAGAAGCTGGTGAAGATGTTCAAGGAACTGGGATTCAACTCGTTATTGGACAAGCTTGGCGCGGAAGCAGTGACTGAAAATGTCGAGCTTGAAGACATTGAGTTCAAACAGCTCGAGGCAGTCGATCCAAACATTTTTGCGAAAGACAACGGCTTTTATGTCGAGGTGCTTGAGGATAACTATCACTATGCTGATATCATCGGTTTTGCGGTGGTGAATGAAAACGGGCACTATTATCTGCCTGTGCAAACCGCTTTGGAGTCTGAAGAGTTCAAAAAATGGGCAGAAGATGAGTCCAGCAAAAAGACAGTCTATGATGCGAAACGTTCCGAGGTTTCCTTGCGCCATCACGGAATCCATCTGAAAGGCGCCGAATTCGATGTATCACTAGCATCCTATATCATCAATCCTTCCGAATCGCCGGACGACCTGGCTGCCATAGCCAGGCAGCATGGCTTCATAAGCGTACAGTCTGATGAAGCGGTCTATGGAAAAGGAGCCAGACGGAAGATACCGGATGAAGCAATACTAGGGGAACACCTGGTGCGCAAAGCAGATGTTCTGGTGTCCTTAAAGGAAAAGCTTGAGCAGGAACTGTTGGATAACGACCAGCACGATTTGTTCAGCAGCCTGGAAATGCCATTGTCACTGGTGCTGGCGGATATGGAATACCTTGGCGTCAAGCTTGATATGGTCCGCCTTGAAAACATGGGCGAAGAAATCAAAGGGCGTCTTGCTGAAATCGAAATGAAGATTTTCGAAATGGCAGGAGAACAATTCAATATCAATTCACCGAAGCAATTAGGTGTCATTCTGTTCGAAAAACTGGGTCTTCCTGCTGCCAAAAAGACGAAGACCGGTTATTCAACTTCAGCAGACGTACTGGAAAAATTGGCGCCTAAGCATAAAATCATCGAAGAAATCCTAAATTATCGCCAGCTTGGCAAGCTGCAATCAACCTATATTGAGGGGCTGCAAAAGGTTGTAAATAAGGAAACCGAAAAAGTCCATACAAGGTTCAACCAGGCCCTCACCGCTACAGGGAGGCTCAGTTCAACGGACCCTAACCTGCAGAATATTCCGATTCGACTTGAAGAAGGCCGGAAAATCAGGCAGGCATTCGTTCCTTCAGAGAAAGACTGGGTGATTTTTGCGGCTGACTATTCGCAAATTGAATTGCGTGTCCTTGCCCATATAGCCGGGGACGAAAAACTGATCGATGCATTCCGCCATGACATGGATATTCATACTAAGACAGCGATGGAAGTTTTCCATGTCGGAAAAGATGAGGTCACTTCAAATATGCGCCGCCATGCGAAAGCGGTAAACTTCGGGATTGTTTACGGAATCAGCGATTATGGTTTATCCCAGAGCCTGAACATCACGAGGAAGGAAGCCGGAGAATTCATCGAACGCTATCTTGAGAGCTACCCTGGGGTAAAAGACTATATGGATGAAATCGTGATAGATGCGAAGGCGAAAGGGTATGTCCAGACATTGTTGCACCGACGCAGGTATATACCGGAAATCACTGCGCGCAACTTCAACCTGAGAAGTTTTGCGGAACGGACAGCGATGAATACGCCTATACAGGGAAGCGCTGCTGATATCATCAAAAAAGCGATGATCGATATGGCTGAAAGGCTGCGTGAAGAAGGCTTGAAGACTAGGCTGCTCCTCCAGGTGCACGATGAATTGATTTTCGAGGCGCCGCAGGATGAAATTGAGCAGCTGAAGAAAATAGTCCCGGATGTCATGGAAAATGCAATCGAATTAAAGGTTCCTTTGAAGGTGGACTTCTCATACGGTCCAACCTGGTATGATGCGAAGTAA
- the ytaF gene encoding sporulation membrane protein YtaF: MAQIISLLLLAFAVSLDSFSVGLTYGLRKMKIPVKSIAVIAVCSAAVLMAAMMIGHFLESFFSPELAETIGGTVLIVLGGWVLFQFFRNDQSEMLCHEKIILNFEIKSLGIVINILKKPMSADFDRSGTINGIEAVMLGLALSLDAFGAGIGAALLGFSPGYLALTVACMSSLFVYAGMRMGSYFSERSWLQKFSFVPGILLIIIGLLKL; the protein is encoded by the coding sequence ATGGCACAAATAATCTCCCTGCTTTTACTTGCATTCGCTGTCAGTCTTGACAGTTTCAGTGTAGGGTTAACGTATGGATTGCGGAAAATGAAAATCCCGGTTAAATCGATTGCTGTTATTGCGGTCTGTTCAGCGGCCGTTCTGATGGCTGCCATGATGATCGGACATTTTCTTGAGAGCTTTTTTTCACCTGAATTGGCAGAGACAATTGGTGGCACTGTCTTGATAGTATTGGGCGGATGGGTGTTATTCCAGTTTTTTCGCAATGACCAGTCAGAGATGCTCTGTCATGAAAAAATCATCCTGAATTTTGAGATTAAATCACTTGGCATTGTTATCAATATTTTGAAGAAGCCGATGTCGGCAGACTTTGACCGATCGGGTACAATCAATGGAATCGAAGCCGTCATGCTCGGTCTCGCCCTGTCTCTTGATGCATTCGGAGCCGGGATCGGTGCTGCCTTATTGGGCTTTTCGCCCGGCTATCTGGCTTTGACGGTTGCCTGTATGAGTTCATTGTTCGTCTATGCCGGCATGAGAATGGGCAGCTATTTTTCAGAGAGGAGCTGGCTGCAGAAGTTCTCATTCGTACCTGGAATCTTATTGATCATAATTGGACTGCTCAAGCTTTAG
- the speD gene encoding adenosylmethionine decarboxylase, with protein METMGRHVISELWGCDFEKLNDMNFIEQTFVSAALKSGAEIREVAFHKFAPQGVSGVVIISESHLTIHSFPEHGYASIDVYTCGDLDPNIAADYIAEALSAQTRENIEIPRGMGPVHVKQAQAKAL; from the coding sequence ATGGAAACAATGGGTCGTCATGTAATTTCTGAACTTTGGGGTTGCGACTTTGAAAAATTGAATGATATGAACTTTATTGAACAAACTTTCGTTTCAGCAGCTTTGAAATCTGGTGCTGAAATCCGCGAAGTGGCTTTCCACAAATTTGCACCACAGGGTGTAAGCGGAGTTGTCATTATCTCTGAATCTCATTTAACTATTCACAGCTTCCCGGAGCACGGGTACGCCAGCATTGATGTTTACACTTGCGGCGATCTCGATCCTAATATTGCAGCTGACTATATTGCTGAAGCTCTTAGCGCTCAAACACGTGAGAATATCGAAATCCCACGCGGCATGGGTCCAGTGCATGTGAAACAGGCACAAGCGAAGGCTCTATAA
- the mutM gene encoding DNA-formamidopyrimidine glycosylase: MPELPEVETVRGTLEVLAVGKKISQVSVFWPKMIKKPSEVEQFNDALRGQTISEIGRRGKFLIFYTDDYALVSHLRMEGKYGLFSADEPVEKHTHVIFHFTDGKELRYKDVRKFGTMHLYAKGTEFDSQPLADLGPEPFSGDFSVEWLSEKLKRTNRKIKPALLDQKILVGLGNIYVDEALFRSKIHPERIANSLSREEEAVLYREIVSTLSEAVEKGGSTIRSYVNSQGQIGMFQLQLLVYGRKNEPCKVCGTPLEKTVVGGRGTHFCPTCQKL; the protein is encoded by the coding sequence ATGCCTGAGCTTCCAGAAGTAGAAACCGTCAGGGGCACGCTTGAGGTACTTGCAGTTGGCAAAAAAATTAGCCAGGTGTCGGTTTTTTGGCCCAAGATGATCAAAAAGCCGAGTGAAGTTGAGCAATTTAATGATGCCCTACGCGGTCAGACAATCAGTGAAATCGGCAGGAGAGGCAAATTCCTGATATTTTATACAGATGACTATGCGCTTGTCTCCCATCTTAGAATGGAAGGGAAATACGGTTTGTTCAGCGCAGATGAACCTGTTGAAAAACATACCCATGTCATTTTTCATTTTACCGATGGGAAAGAATTGCGCTATAAGGATGTCCGCAAATTTGGGACAATGCACCTTTACGCCAAAGGGACGGAATTCGATTCGCAGCCGCTCGCTGATTTGGGACCTGAGCCATTTTCAGGAGACTTCTCAGTAGAATGGCTTTCGGAAAAGCTTAAAAGGACCAACCGGAAAATAAAGCCTGCACTGCTTGATCAAAAGATCCTTGTCGGTCTCGGGAATATTTATGTCGATGAGGCGCTTTTCCGGTCGAAAATCCACCCGGAACGAATTGCGAACTCATTGTCTCGGGAGGAAGAAGCTGTCCTCTACCGGGAAATTGTCAGTACTCTCTCTGAGGCTGTAGAGAAGGGCGGCAGCACAATCCGATCCTATGTCAATTCACAGGGGCAGATCGGCATGTTCCAGCTACAGCTGCTGGTGTATGGCCGAAAAAATGAACCATGCAAGGTGTGTGGCACACCACTGGAAAAAACAGTCGTCGGAGGACGGGGTACCCACTTCTGTCCAACATGCCAAAAACTGTGA
- a CDS encoding glyceraldehyde-3-phosphate dehydrogenase → MKARIAINGFGRIGRMVFRRAILEENLEVVAINASYPAETLAHLIKYDSTHGQFAGEIIPADDHLVVNGKTVKLLSNRNPAELPWKEMQVDIVIEATGKFNSRDKAALHLEAGAKKVIITAPGTNEDITIVMGVNESALKIEEHEIISNASCTTNCLAPVAKILDDTFGIENGLMTTVHAYTNDQNNIDNPHKDLRRARSCGQSIIPTSTGAAKALSLVLPQLKGKLHGMSLRVPTPNVSLVDLVVDLKREVTVDEVNDAFYSAAKGKLKGILDITTDPLVSIDFNTNEHSAIIDGLSTMVIGANKVKVLAWYDNEWGYSSRVVDLTKHVAQAMSASPAVKVG, encoded by the coding sequence ATGAAGGCGAGAATAGCGATAAACGGTTTTGGGAGAATTGGCAGAATGGTATTCAGAAGAGCCATTCTTGAGGAAAATCTTGAGGTTGTAGCGATTAATGCGAGCTATCCGGCTGAAACACTGGCGCATTTGATTAAATATGATTCAACCCATGGTCAATTTGCAGGTGAGATTATCCCTGCTGATGATCACCTAGTAGTCAATGGGAAAACTGTCAAACTTTTGAGCAATCGCAATCCTGCTGAGCTTCCGTGGAAAGAAATGCAGGTTGATATTGTCATAGAGGCCACAGGAAAGTTCAACTCACGTGACAAGGCTGCACTTCATCTGGAAGCAGGCGCAAAGAAGGTCATTATAACAGCACCGGGCACAAATGAAGATATTACGATTGTGATGGGCGTAAATGAAAGCGCATTAAAAATTGAAGAACATGAGATCATTTCCAATGCTTCATGCACAACGAACTGCCTGGCACCTGTCGCAAAAATTCTGGATGATACTTTCGGAATTGAAAACGGATTGATGACAACTGTTCATGCCTATACAAATGACCAAAATAATATCGATAATCCGCACAAGGATTTGCGCAGGGCGCGTTCTTGCGGCCAATCAATCATCCCTACTTCAACAGGGGCGGCAAAGGCGCTTTCCCTTGTTCTTCCGCAGTTGAAAGGAAAGCTTCACGGCATGTCATTAAGGGTGCCGACGCCAAACGTTTCACTTGTAGACCTGGTTGTTGACTTGAAGCGAGAGGTAACTGTGGATGAGGTGAACGATGCGTTCTATTCTGCCGCAAAAGGAAAGCTTAAGGGTATACTGGATATTACAACAGATCCACTTGTATCCATCGATTTCAACACAAATGAGCACTCAGCGATCATTGATGGACTGTCTACAATGGTCATTGGCGCCAACAAAGTCAAGGTACTTGCGTGGTATGACAATGAATGGGGATACTCAAGCAGGGTGGTAGACCTGACAAAGCATGTTGCCCAGGCAATGTCGGCTTCACCCGCCGTGAAAGTTGGATAA
- the nrdR gene encoding transcriptional regulator NrdR — protein sequence MKCPTCQNNSTRVLDSRPVDDSRSIRRRRECEACGFRFTTFEKVEEIPLIVVKKEGTREEFNREKLLRGLLKACEKRPVALKELEDLVSEVEKELRSHGVSEVKSEAVGEMVMDRLAKIDEVAYVRFASVYRQFKDINVFIDELKELLKKEQ from the coding sequence ATGAAATGTCCAACTTGCCAAAATAACTCTACCCGGGTTCTTGATTCAAGACCGGTTGACGATAGCCGATCAATTCGACGCAGACGTGAATGTGAAGCTTGCGGATTTCGCTTTACCACTTTTGAGAAAGTTGAAGAAATCCCATTGATTGTTGTAAAAAAAGAAGGTACTCGCGAGGAGTTCAATCGGGAGAAACTCCTTCGCGGTTTGCTGAAAGCGTGTGAAAAAAGACCGGTCGCCCTAAAAGAGCTTGAGGATCTGGTCTCCGAGGTGGAAAAAGAATTGCGAAGCCATGGAGTATCCGAAGTCAAGAGCGAAGCAGTGGGCGAGATGGTGATGGACAGGCTGGCTAAGATCGATGAAGTCGCCTATGTCCGTTTCGCCTCTGTTTACCGGCAGTTCAAGGATATCAATGTATTCATCGATGAATTAAAAGAGTTATTGAAGAAAGAACAATGA
- a CDS encoding replication initiation and membrane attachment family protein — protein sequence MAQHWQETLPVDQYIVASGGLLHDYDRKVLTFLYQPLIGPACLSLYMTLWAELEENRLWSQSGTHHNLMTIMDMNLKEIYHARQKLEGMGLLKTYVKNSEDGRSFIYELQPPLTPEQFFLDGMLNVYLYRKIGKNQFLRLKRFFSDKLPEAEEGYSEITRAFQDVFLSVPPQALMHNSDSAADLGEDEAQSFIGRRESDKIQIDPSEFNFDLLLGGLQDSLIPKKAFTTKVKEAVSNLAFLYGIDALKMKNIVLSAVTADNEIDIEELRKAARDWYQFEYQDQLPALLDRTQPLQHKAGIEKPKTKEEELVLYFEKTSPRQLLIDLSGGAVPSKSDLQIIEEVMFKQKLLPGVVNVLVQYVMIRTDMKLAKGYIEKIASHWSRKKISTVRDAMELAKSEHRQYLDWAEGKKTTAASGKRKPVRKEVLPDWFEKKSENGPDQQQSSAAGVDPDFEIEKKKLEEELKKYKSGR from the coding sequence ATGGCTCAGCATTGGCAGGAGACTTTGCCTGTAGACCAATATATTGTTGCATCCGGCGGCCTGCTGCATGATTATGATCGCAAGGTGCTCACCTTTTTGTACCAGCCGTTGATTGGGCCAGCTTGTTTGAGCCTTTATATGACCTTATGGGCCGAACTTGAAGAGAATCGGCTATGGTCACAGTCTGGTACCCATCATAACCTGATGACAATCATGGATATGAATTTGAAGGAGATTTATCACGCCCGCCAGAAGCTTGAGGGGATGGGTTTGCTGAAGACATATGTCAAAAATAGTGAAGATGGCCGTTCATTCATTTATGAATTACAGCCGCCGTTGACTCCTGAACAATTTTTCCTGGATGGCATGCTGAATGTCTATCTGTATCGAAAAATCGGAAAGAATCAGTTTTTGAGGCTTAAACGGTTTTTCAGTGACAAGCTGCCCGAGGCAGAGGAGGGATATTCTGAAATTACCCGGGCTTTTCAGGATGTGTTCCTGTCTGTTCCTCCTCAAGCACTCATGCATAATAGTGATTCAGCTGCCGACCTTGGAGAGGATGAAGCACAATCCTTCATCGGCAGGAGGGAGTCTGACAAAATACAGATTGACCCTTCGGAATTTAATTTCGATCTGTTATTGGGAGGTCTTCAGGATTCTTTGATCCCCAAAAAAGCTTTTACAACGAAGGTCAAAGAAGCGGTCAGCAATCTCGCCTTCCTTTATGGAATTGATGCGTTGAAGATGAAGAATATCGTCTTGAGTGCCGTAACAGCTGATAATGAAATCGATATCGAGGAGCTGAGAAAGGCGGCCCGGGACTGGTACCAATTTGAATACCAGGACCAGTTGCCGGCACTCTTGGACCGGACCCAGCCTCTTCAGCACAAAGCTGGAATCGAGAAGCCAAAAACAAAAGAAGAGGAATTGGTTCTCTATTTTGAAAAAACATCACCAAGACAACTGCTGATCGACTTATCAGGCGGTGCCGTGCCTTCAAAATCTGACCTGCAGATCATCGAAGAAGTGATGTTCAAGCAAAAGCTGCTTCCGGGTGTCGTGAATGTTTTGGTCCAATATGTTATGATCAGAACGGATATGAAGCTGGCCAAAGGCTATATTGAGAAAATCGCCAGCCACTGGTCGAGGAAGAAAATCTCGACTGTAAGGGATGCCATGGAGCTGGCGAAAAGTGAGCACAGGCAATACCTCGATTGGGCAGAAGGAAAGAAAACGACCGCTGCTTCAGGAAAACGGAAACCTGTACGCAAGGAAGTCTTGCCGGACTGGTTTGAGAAAAAGAGCGAGAATGGACCAGACCAGCAGCAAAGTTCTGCTGCCGGAGTGGACCCTGACTTTGAAATAGAAAAGAAAAAGCTTGAAGAAGAACTGAAAAAATACAAATCCGGGAGGTGA
- the coaE gene encoding dephospho-CoA kinase (Dephospho-CoA kinase (CoaE) performs the final step in coenzyme A biosynthesis.), which yields MSLIIGLTGSIASGKSTVSAMFTELGITVIDADIEARLAVEPGEKAYNDIVSHFGTEVLEEDGTINRPALGSIIFNNEEKRLLLNSIVHPAVRERMAMKRQQAEAANEKAVVLDIPLLFESKLTGLVEKIIVVYVDEKTQLERLMSRNGFSEDEALSRIKSQMPLKDKVDLADEVIDNTGTIEQSRQQLKKILNKWGI from the coding sequence ATGTCATTAATCATTGGATTAACCGGAAGTATAGCGAGCGGGAAAAGCACGGTATCGGCCATGTTCACTGAGCTTGGCATCACTGTGATCGATGCTGATATCGAAGCGAGGCTTGCTGTTGAGCCAGGAGAAAAAGCATACAATGATATTGTCAGCCATTTTGGCACAGAAGTTTTAGAAGAAGATGGCACTATCAATCGCCCTGCCTTAGGGTCGATCATTTTTAACAATGAGGAAAAAAGGTTGCTGCTCAACTCAATCGTCCATCCCGCCGTACGTGAGAGGATGGCCATGAAAAGGCAGCAAGCTGAAGCTGCCAATGAAAAAGCAGTGGTCCTGGACATACCATTGCTGTTTGAAAGCAAGCTCACAGGCCTGGTCGAAAAGATCATCGTTGTCTACGTGGATGAGAAGACCCAACTGGAGAGGCTGATGTCCAGGAATGGTTTCTCCGAAGATGAAGCACTTTCAAGGATCAAGTCGCAGATGCCTTTGAAGGATAAAGTGGATTTGGCAGATGAAGTCATCGACAACACAGGAACAATTGAGCAATCAAGGCAGCAATTGAAGAAAATCCTGAATAAATGGGGAATCTAA